The following proteins are co-located in the Eriocheir sinensis breed Jianghai 21 chromosome 1, ASM2467909v1, whole genome shotgun sequence genome:
- the LOC126999868 gene encoding uncharacterized protein LOC126999868, with protein MNTRLSLLMVFLKSLLPAPGASLSPGLDPRCPAHTTISGDDEWASIYTRQNVTHDWSKALFVHPDPGFKGVRVVAAGDGWQQDAWFTLDNTCFPLDARWWRLWGGVRKRRNDDNNNDGILDFGVQTGDCYLGCRRTGHFLNAMNVTVVAHGPSRWRLSYPPWPCTVEEYKQHRQSRINCTSHPTTTTTTPTTTTTTTTTTPTTTTTTTTTTTTTATTIAIIVVPVTIGVAVVVVLLVVLTKCYWQRRENPVPRVPTRRGLAASWRVGGEEAVSDSHVEPPTGPTVLPRVAPRQQEHIFDDDEEHIYDEFPDPLICQQIPEPPIYEEIPGPPIYEEIPGPSIYENVSEPPIYENISEHPPSHKAENLDSDDDAYLTPRRGPPGTPSGHRPSHEAENLDSDDDAYLTPRRGPPCTPSGHRPSHEAENLDSDDDAYLTPRRAPMGTPSGITEG; from the exons atgAACACCAGGCTGTCCTTACTCATGGTGTTTCTAAAGTCATTGTTGCCCGCGCCCGGAGCCTCCCTCAGCCCAGGCCTGGACCCACGCTGCCCCGCCCATACCACCATCTCGGGGGATGATGAATGGGCGAGCATTTACACCAGGCAAAATGTGACGCACGACTGGAGCAAGGCCTTGTTCGTGCACCCCGATCCTGGCTTCAAGGGGGTTAGGGtcgtggcggcgggcgatggcTGGCAGCAGgacgcctggttcacgctggacAACACTTGCTTCCCTCTGGACGcacggtggtggaggttgtggggagGTGTACGGAAAAGGAGGAACGATGACAACAACAATGATGGCATTCTTGACTTTGGTGTACAGACTGGTGATTGTTATCTTGGGTGCCGCAGAACAGGCCACTTCCTTAATGCCATGAATGTTACTGTTGTggctcacgggccctcaaggtggagattATCGTACCCGCCGTGGCCATGCACTGTAGAAGAATACAAACAACACAGACAGTCACGGATAAACTGcacctcccaccccaccaccaccaccaccacccctacaaccaccaccaccaccaccaccaccacccctacaaccaccaccaccaccaccaccaccaccaccaccaccgccaccaccatcgccatcatagtCGTGCCGGTGACgattggtgttgctgttgttgttgttctgctagTGGTGCTGACGAAGTGTTACTGGCAGCGAAGGGAAAATCcag TGCCCCGCGTGCCGACGCGGCGTGGACTGGCCGCCTCCTGGCGCGTCGGTGGCGAGGAAGCGGTCAGCGACAGCCACGTGGAGCCGCCCACGGGCCCCACCGTGCTCCCGCGCGTGGCGCCGCGGCAGCAGGAGCACATCTtcgacgacgacgaggagcacatctacgaCGAGTTCCCCGACCCTCTAATCTGCCAGCAGATCCCCGAGCCTCCAATCTACGAGGAGATCCCCGGGCCTCCAATCTACGAGGAGATCCCCGGGCCTTCAATCTACGAGAATGTCTCCGAGCCTCCAATCTACGAGAATATCTCCGAGCATCCACCCAGCCACAAGGCCGAAAACTTAGACTCCGATGATGATGCTTACCTCACACCGAGGCGAGGCCCCCCGGGCACACCCTCAGGGCACCGACCCAGCCACGAGGCCGAAAACTTAGACTCCGATGATGATGCTTACCTCACACCGAGGCGAGGCCCCCCGTGCACACCCTCAGGGCACCGACCCAGCCACGAGGCCGAAAACTTAGACTCCGATGATGATGCTTACCTCACACCGAGGCGAGCACCCATGGGCACACCCTCAGGAATTACAGAGGGCTGA